The following proteins come from a genomic window of Takifugu rubripes chromosome 11, fTakRub1.2, whole genome shotgun sequence:
- the olfcr1 gene encoding olfactory receptor CR1: MSQLSRIFTLIVGFGGRELGLGGVLQVVQALTCSQWSTPTEQGLFQDGHVVVGGLFNLHYTPPDTANNFTQQSHYKACTGLENLPLQYIYAMVFAVEEINHSAALLPGVKLGYHIRDSCALHPWTTQAALALVAGDSASCELATPADYSAETSEKKGAASVPLIIGGASSNAAKILLGTLSPLSVPLISYTASCPCLSDRHRYPTFFRTMASDIYQAQALAQLVLRFNWTWIGAVVANNDYGHVAVKVFQEQTQGKGVCLAFVETLQRETIVADAVRAARTIQASTARVILVFSWYTDVGHLFRQLQKINVTDRQFLASEAWSTSEVLLKDPDTSTVASGVVGVAIASQHIPGFDRFLRGLNPSLRPSDKFLQEFWEEEFGCSPSPPSSETSGDLNASLPPCSGAESLEGVQHPFTDTSHLRVTYNVYLAVYAAANALHSLLSCPIHNSPSGTSHCTSPKGIKTTELLQHLSKVNFTTPQGKHLYFRGADIPAMYDLINWQSGTDGTLQLVLIGAVAGFDLQLNESEIEWSAKYNQVPVSVCSESCPPGTRKANRKGEPLCCFDCIPCADGEISNTSGSLQCDRCPPEFWSNDGRTACVPRQLDFLSFNETLGVALTAVAVSGAVVTTAVFVVFLHYRHTPMVRANNSELSFLLLLSLKLCFLCSLVFIGRPSVWSCRFQQAAFGISFVLCVSCLQVKTIVVLAAFRSARPGAGALMKWFGPSQQRGSVCIFTCVQVIICIVWLSLSPPVPQADLDVPGLQVTLECAMASVVGFSLVLGYIGLLACTCLLLAFLARKLPDNFNEAKLITFSMLIFCAVWVAFVPAYISSPGKYSVAVEIFAILASSYGLLFCIFAPKCFIILLRPEKNTKKHLMMR; the protein is encoded by the exons ATGTCTCAGTTATCACGGATCTTCACCTTGATTGTGGGCTTCGGTGGCAGGGAGCTGGGACTCGGGGGTGTCTTACAGGTAGTTCAGGCTCTGACTTGTTCTCAGTGGTCCACACCGACTGAACAGGGCCTCTTCCAGGATGGGCACGTGGTTGTCGGTGGGCTCTTTAACCTTCATTACACGCCTCCAGACACAGCCAACAACTTCACTCAGCAATCGCATTACAAAGCTTGCACCGG GCTGGAAAACCTCCCTTTGCAGTACATTTACGCCATGGTGTTTGCAGTGGAGGAGATCAATCACAGCGCAGCGCTGCTGCCAGGCGTGAAGCTCGGGTACCACATTCGCGATAGCTGCGCCCTCCACCCCTGGACCACTCAGGCGGCGCTGGCACTGGTCGCAGGAGACAGTGCCAGCTGTGAATTGGCAACCCCAGCGGACTACTCTGCAGAGACGAGTGAAAAAAAAG GTGCTGCCTCCGTTCCTTTGATTATTGGTGGCGCTTCTTCCAATGCAGCAAAAATACTCCTGGGAACCCTGAGTCCACTATCTGTACCTTTA ATAAGCTACACAGCTAGCTGCCCTTGCCTGAGTGACAGGCACCGATATCCCACCTTCTTCAGGACCATGGCCAGTGATATTTACCAGGCTCAGGCTCTCGCCCAGCTTGTGTTACGCTTCAACTGGACGTGGATCGGGGCAGTGGTGGCAAACAATGATTACGGTCATGTGGCAGTTAAG GTGTTTCAAGAGCAGACTCAGGGGAAAGGTGTGTGTCTGGCGTTTGTCGAGACTCTCCAGAGGGAGACGATCGTGGCAGACGCCGTGCGTGCGGCGCGCACAATTCAGGCCTCGACTGCGAGGGTGATTCTGGTTTTTAGCTGGTACACTGACGTAGGGCATCTCTTCCGTCAGCTGCAGAAAATAAAC GTGACCGACAGACAGTTTCTGGCCAGCGAGGCCTGGAGCACCAGTGAGGTTCTTCTCAAAGATCCTGACACTTCTACAGTGGCGAGTGGAGTCGTCGGCGTGGCCATCGCAAGCCAACACATCCCTGGGTTTGACCGTTTCCTCAGAGGCCTGAACCCGTCTCTTCGGCCCAGCGACAAGTTTTTACAAGAATTCTGGGAGGAGGAATTTGGCTGCAGCCCCTCGCCTCCTTCTTCAGAGACCTCTGGTGATTTGAACGCTTCGCTGCCTCCCTGCAGTGGTGCAGAGTCTCTGGAGGGAGTGCAGCATCCCTTCACCGATACCTCACACCTGAGGGTGACGTATAACGTCTACCTGGCTGTATATGCTGCGGCCAACGCCCTTCACAGCCTTCTCTCTTGCCCCATTCATAACAGCCCTTCTGGAACTTCTCACTGCACCTCCCCGAAGGGCATTAAAACAACAGAG CTGCTGCAACACTTGAGCAAAGTGAATTTCACCACGCCGCAGGGCAAACACTTGTACTTCCGAGGTGCAGATATTCCGGCAATGTACGACCTCATTAACTGGCAGAGTGGCACAGACGGGACcctccagctcgtcctcatCGGTGCCGTGGCTGGATTTGACCTGCAGCTCAATGAGTCAGAAATTGAGTGGAGCGCCAAATATAATCAG GTGCCTGTGTCAGTGTGCAGTGAGAGCTGCCCCCCCGGCACCAGAAAGGCCAACAGGAAGGGAgaacctctctgctgcttcgaCTGTATCCCTTGTGCTGACGGCGAGATTAGCAACACAAGCG GTTCTCTTCAGTGTGACCGTTGCCCTCCTGAGTTCTGGTCCAACGATGGACGGACTGCTTGTGTTCCTCGACAGCTGGATTTTCTGTCCTTTAATGAAACCTTGGGCGTTGCTCTGACCGCCGTGGCCGTGTCCGGCGCTGTGGTGACAACAGCCGTGTTTGTGGTGTTCCTTCACTATCGTCACACGCCCATG GTTCGAGCCAACAACTCTGAAttgagcttcctgctgctgctgtcactcaagCTGTGTTTCCTGTGCTCGCTGGTGTTCATCGGTCGTCCGTCCGTCTGGTCCTGTCGGTTCCAGCAGGCGGCTTTTGGGATCAGCTTCGTGCTTTGTGTTTCCTGCCTCCAAGTCAAGACTATAGTGGTTCTGGCAGCCTTCCGCTCGGCCCGGCCGGGCGCGGGGGCCCTAATGAAGTGGTTCGGCCCGTCCCAACAGAGAGGAAGCGTTTGCATCTTTACTTGTGTACAG GTTATCATCTGTATTGTTTGGCTGTCACTGAGCCCCCCAGTGCCCCAAGCTGACTTGGATGTGCCGGGCTTACAGGTCACCCTGGAGTGCGCCATGGCCTCCGTGGTGGGCTTCTCTCTGGTCCTGGGCTACATCGGTCTGCTGGCCTGCACCTGCCTCCTGTTGGCGTTCCTGGCTCGGAAACTCCCCGACAACTTCAACGAGGCCAAGCTGATCACCTTCAGCATGCTGATCTTCTGCGCCGTCTGGGTGGCCTTCGTCCCCGCTTACATCAGCTCTCCCGGAAAATACTCAGTTGCCGTGGAAATATTTGCCATCCTGGCTTCCAGTTATGGCCTGCTCTTCTGTATCTTTGCTCCAAAGTGTTTCATCATCCTGTTGAGACccgagaaaaacacaaagaaacacctGATGATGCGATAG
- the LOC101076696 gene encoding extracellular calcium-sensing receptor, protein MWTASQVSLCSFLCLLSLDSHFYFLECSPLHSCRMQEQFNLSGMHRAGDVVLGGLFEIHFFSVFPDLSFSSKPQQPTCHGFDVLGFRQAQTMAFAIDEVNRNPHLLPNVTLGYSIYDNCVKLAIGFRAALSLISGEEERFELTDTCKGSPPVIGIVGDSSSTRSIAISTVLGLYRVPMVSYFATCSCLSDRQMFPSFFRTIPSDAFQVSAMIQILKHFSWTWAGLLVSDDDYGLHAARSFQSDLAESGGGCLAYVEVLPWGEDRPELRRIVDVMKASTALVVIVFAHETHMINLMEEVRRQNVTGLQWIASEAWTAASVLQTPELMPFLAGTLGIAIRRGEISGLREFLQGIHPEERSNNHYGNSLVKQFWEHTFQCKFAPPPAGQVDTGGRPCTGREHLEDAETEFMDLSNLRPEYNVYKAVYALAYAIDDMLKCEPGRGPFGGKRCGSLKQLEPWQIVYYLEKVNFTTPFGDQVSFDENGDALPIYDIMNWLWLPDGRAKVQNIGEVKRSPSRDEELTIHEDKIFWNFESKKPPHSVCSESCPPGTRMSRKKGQPVCCFDCLPCSEGKISNTTGCCPEDFWSSPQRGHCVPKKTEFLSYHEPLGICLTAASLLGTVISAVVLGIFIHHRSTPVVRANNSELSYQILVSLKLCFLCSLLFIGRPRLWTCQLRHAAFGISFVLCVSCILVKTMVVLAVFRASKPGGGATLKWFGAVQQRMTVIILTSIQAAICLSWILLASPFPHKNTQYSNERIIYECAVGSTVGFILLLSYIGLLATLSFLIAFYSRKLPDSFNEAKLITFSMLIFCAVWVAFVPAYISSPGKYADAVEVFAILASSFGLLAALFGPKCYIVLLRPEKNTKNAIMGRVK, encoded by the exons ATGTGGACGGCGTCACAAGTCAGCCTGTGCTCATTTCTCTGTTTACTTTCTCTTGATTCCCACTTTTATTTCCTGGAGTGCTCCCCTCTTCACTCCTGTCGGATGCAGGAACAGTTTAATCTTAGCGGCATGCACAGGGCCGGGGACGTGGTTCTGGGCGGGCTTTTCGAAATCCACTTCTTCTCCgtctttcctgatctgtctttCAGCTCAAAGCCGCAGCAACCCACCTGCCACGG TTTTGATGTTTTAGGCTTCAGACAGGCTCAGACCATGGCCTTCGCCATCGATGAGGTCAACAGAAACCCCCACCTGCTGCCTAACGTGACCCTGGGCTACAGCATATACGACAACTGCGTCAAACTAGCCATCGGATTTCGTGCGGCGTTGTCCTTGATCagtggggaagaggagaggtttGAATTAACAGACACTTGTAAAGGGAGCCCGCCTGTCATCGGAATCGTGGGTGATTCCTCCTCCACCCGTTCCATTGCCATCTCCACAGTCTTAGGTTTGTACAGAGTGCCCATG GTGAGCTATTTCGCCACGTGTTCCTGCTTGAGCGACCGGCAGatgtttccatctttctttAGGACAATTCCAAGTGATGCTTTTCAG GTGAGTGCTATGATCCAGATCCTGAAACACTTCAGCTGGACGTGGGCGGGTCTGTTGGTCAGCGACGATGATTACGGGCTTCACGCCGCCCGGTCCTTTCAGTCAGACCTGGCTGAGTCAGGCGGAGGTTGCCTGGCCTACGTGGAGGTGCTGCCCTGGGGCGAGGACCGGCCAGAGTTGAGGAGGATTGTGGATGTAATGAAGGCGTCCACAGCTCTCGTGGTCATTGTCTTCGCGCACGAGACTCACATGATTAACCTCATGGAAGAG gtgaggaggcagAATGTTACTGGCCTGCAGTGGATCGCCAGCGAGGCTTGGACGGCAGCGTCTGTGCTCCAGACCCCCGAGCTCATGCCGTTCCTGGCGGGCACGCTAGGCATCGCCATCCGCCGAGGTGAAATTTCAGGGCTCAGGGAATTCCTCCAGGGGATCCACCCTGAGGAACGCTCCAACAACCATTATGGAAATAGCCTG GTAAAGCAGTTTTGGGAGCACACGTTTCAGTGCAAATTcgcaccacctccagcaggtcaGGTAGACACTGGAGGGCGTCCGTGCACAGGACGGGAACATCTGGAGGATGCAGAGACTGAGTTCATGGATCTGTCGAACCTCAGACCAGAGTATAATGTGTACAAAGCCGTGTACGCTCTGGCGTACGCCATCGATGATATGTTGAAGTGCGAGCCAGGGAGGGGGCCGTTTGGAGGGAAGCGCTGTGGCAGTTTGAAGCAGCTGGAGCCGTGGCAG ATTGTTTACTACTTGGAAAAAGTCAATTTCACAACACCGTTTGGCGATCAAGTATCATTTGATGAAAACGGCGACGCCTTACCCATCTATGACATCATGAACTGGCTGTGGCTCCCTGATGGAAGAGCGAAAGTCCAGAACATAGGCGAGGTCAAGAGGTCACCGTCCAGAGATGAAGAACTCACGATCCATGAAGACAAGATCTTCTGGAACTTTGAATCCAAAAAG cccccacACTCAGTGTGCAGTGAAAGCTGTCCTCCTGGAACCCGCATGTCCAGGAAGAAAGGAcaacctgtctgctgctttgaCTGTCTTCCTTGTTCTGAGGGGAAAATCAGCAACACAACAGGTTG TTGTCCTGAGGACTTCTGGTCCAGCCCCCAGCGGGGCCACTGCGTTCCCAAGAAAACTGAGTTCCTCTCCTACCATGAACCTCTGGGTATCTGTCTGACAGCCGCCTCCTTGTTGGGAACAGTGATCAGCGCGGTTGTGTTGGGCATCTTCATCCATCATCGCAGTACACCTGTAGTACGGGCCAACAATTCAGAGCTCAGTTATCAGATCTTGGTGTCCCTtaagctgtgtttcctctgttctctgctgtTCATTGGTCGTCCCAGGCTGTGGACGTGCCAGCTGAGACACGCAGCATTCGGGATCAGCTTTGTGCTCTGTGTCTCATGCATCCTGGTGAAAACCATGGTGGTCCTGGCTGTCTTCAGGGCCTCCAAGCCAGGAGGGGGCGCCACTCTGAAGTGGTTTGGTGCCGTGCAGCAGAGAATGACAGTGATCATTCTTACTTCTATTCAGGCAGCAATCTGCTTATCATGGATTCTTTTAGCCTCCCCGTTTCCTCACAAGAACACTCAATACAGCAATGAAAGGATCATTTATGAGTGTGCCGTCGGCTCCACAGTAGGCTTTATTCTGCTACTGAGCTATATTGGTTTATTGGCTACGCTCAGTTTTCTGATTGCATTCTATTCAAGGAAGCTTCCAGATAGTTTCAATGAGGCCAAGCTCATCACTTTCAGCATGCTGATCTTTTGTGCCGTGTGGGTGGCCTTTGTCCCAGCTTATATTAGCTCACCGGGAAAATATGCAGATGCCGTCGAGGTCTTTGCCATCCTGGCCTCCAGTTTTGGCCTCTTGGCTGCACTTTTTGGACCCAAATGTTACATAGTGTTGCTGAGACCAGAGAAGAACACAAAGAATGCCATCATGGGTCGAGTCAAgtaa
- the LOC115251593 gene encoding extracellular calcium-sensing receptor-like has product MSWLLALLVQRPRSPASLLLLCVMGARAGLDVAGAMLCSHWGQRSDRNLSADGDVMIGGLFSLYYIPSAVQQEYTQLPHYERCSSLDIESLKYMYTMVFAVEEINRDDSLLPGVRLGYGIRDSCSRYPWALDGALSLVTGDSNSCNVAASSTRSAGGNTGAVEGEKVVPLIIGAASSTTGIMLSSILQSLSVPIISYLASCPCLSDRAKFPTFFRTIPSDIYQARAMAQLAIRFRWTWLGAVVVNNDYGQLAIQIFQEEIRGKEMCMEFIETVNRETLTTDARRIALTIQAATARVILIFCWYIDAKEILLELAKRNITGRQFLASEALSTSEELLQELAIAEVANGVLGVAIQSSTIPGFEHFLRSLNPVQRPDDEFLKDFWEMEFKCSPGSTRKASLPPCSGAESLVEMEHPFTDTSKLRVAHNVYLAVYAAAHALHSLLSCPGQDSPPGKSNCSSPNHIRPIDVLQHLNRVNFSTPRGETFYFQGSDMTARYDLVNWQKTPNGPLKLVLVGRVDGFDLILNESAIQWSTGLNQVPVSVCSESCPPGTRKANRKGEPLCCFDCIPCADGEISNTSGSLQCDRCPPEFWSNDGRTACVPRQLDFLSFNETLGVALTAVAVSGAVVTTAVFVVFLHYRHTPMVRANNSELSFLLLLSLKLCFLCSLVFIGRPSVWSCRFQQAAFGISFVLCVSCILVKTLVVLAVFRSAQPDCKATMKWFGPSQQRGSVGLFTSIQIVICGTWLSVSPPKPERDLGFQGSKVTLECTMASVVGFSLVLGYIGLLACTCLLLAFLARKLPDNFNEAKLITFSMLIFCAVWVAFVPAYVSSPGKYVVAVEIFAILASSYGLLFCIFAPKCFIILLRPEKNTKKHLMSRNKA; this is encoded by the exons ATGTCCTGGCTTCTGGCGCTCCTGGTGCAGCGGCCCCGCTCACCCGcctcgctgctgcttctgtgtgtcATGGGAGCGCGGGCAGGGCTGGATGTGGCGGGCGCGATGCTGTGCTCGCACTGGGGTCAGAGGAGCGACAGGAACCTCTCTGCAGATGGGGATGTGATGATCGGTGGACTTTTCAGTCTGTACTATATTCCTTCAGCTGTACAGCAGGAATACACTCAGCTGCCACATTATGAACGATGCTCCAG TCTGGACATAGAATCTTTGAAATATATGTACACCATGGTATTTGCTGTGGAGGAAATCAATCGTGATGACAGCTTGTTGCCCGGGGTGAGACTGGGATATGGTATACGTGATAGCTGTTCCAGGTACCCCTGGGCACTGGATGGCGCGCTGTCACTGGTGACAGGAGACTCCAACAGTTGCAACGTGGCAGCCTCGTCAACCCGCTCTGCCGgtggaaacactggagcagtAGAAG GCGAGAAAGTTGTTCCTCTAATCATCGGCGCTGCTTCCTCAACAACAGGCATCATGCTGTCCAGCATCCTCCAGTCCCTCTCAGTGCCAATT attaGCTACTTGGCTAGCTGCCCTTGTCTTAGTGACCGGGCAAAGTTTCCTACCTTTTTCAGAACTATTCCCAGTGATATTTACCAAGCCCGGGCCATGGCACAACTGGCCATTCGCTTTCGCTGGACGTGGCTTGGAGCAGTGGTGGTAAATAATGACTATGGTCAACTGGCAATCCAG ATCTTCCAGGAAGAAATCCGGGGAAAGGAGATGTGTATGGAATTCATAGAAACTGTCAACAGAGAAACTCTGACCACGGATGCCAGACGAATTGCGCTCACAATTCAAGCTGCTACTGCGAGGGTCATTCTGATATTTTGCTGGTATATAGATGCAAAAGAAATACTTCTTGAACTGGCCAAGAGAAAC ATTACTGGTAGACAGTTTCTGGCCAGTGAGGCCTTGAGCACCAGTGAGGAACTTCTCCAAGAACTCGCCATCGCCGAAGTGGCGAACGGTGTTCTTGGAGTGGCCATTCAGAGTTCCACCATACCTGGATTTGAACATTTTCTCAGGAGTTTGAACCCAGTTCAGCGCCCCGATGACGAATTCCTAAAAGACTTCTGGGAAATGGAGTTTAAATGCAGTCCA GGGTCCACGAGGAAGGCTTCCCTGCCCCCTTGCAGTGGTGCAGAGTCCCTGGTTGAGATGGAGCATCCTTTCACCGATACCTCAAAGCTAAGAGTGGCACACAATGTCTACCTTGCAGTTTACGCTGCAGCCCACGCCCTCCACAGCCTTCTCTCCTGCCCCGGACAAGACAGCCCTCCCGGAAAGTCCAATTGCTCCTCTCCAAATCACATTCGACCCATAGAT GTACTGCAGCACTTGAACAGAGTGAATTTCAGCACACCACGTGGggaaaccttttattttcaagGCAGCGACATGACAGCAAGGTACGACCTTGTCAACTGGCAGAAAACCCCCAATGGGCCACTTAAGCTCGTCCTGGTTGGTCGTGTGGATGGATTTGACCTGATCCTGAATGAGTCAGCCATTCAGTGGAGCACAGGCCTGAACCAG GTGCCTGTGTCAGTGTGCAGTGAGAGCTGCCCCCCCGGCACCAGAAAGGCCAACAGGAAGGGAgaacctctctgctgcttcgaCTGTATCCCCTGTGCTGACGGCGAGATTAGCAACACAAGCG GTTCTCTTCAGTGTGACCGTTGCCCTCCTGAGTTCTGGTCCAACGATGGACGGACTGCTTGTGTTCCTCGACAGCTGGATTTTCTGTCCTTTAATGAAACCTTGGGCGTTGCTCTGACCGCCGTGGCCGTGTCCGGCGCTGTGGTGACAACAGCCGTGTTTGTGGTGTTCCTTCACTATCGTCACACGCCCATG GTTCGAGCCAACAACTCTGAAttgagcttcctgctgctgctgtcactcaagCTGTGTTTCCTGTGCTCGCTGGTGTTCATCGGTCGTCCGTCCGTCTGGTCCTGTCGGTTCCAGCAGGCGGCTTTTGGGATCAGCTTCGTgctttgtgtttcctgtatccTGGTAAAGACCCTTGTGGTTCTTGCTGTTTTCCGCTCAGCTCAGCCCGATTGTAAAGCCACAATGAAGTGGTTCGGCCCGTctcagcagagaggaagtgtcGGCCTCTTTACCAGCATACAG ATCGTCATCTGTGGTACATGGCTCTCTGTCAGCCCCCCAAAGCCTGAACGAGATTTGGGTTtccaagggtcaaaggtcaccctgGAGTGCACCATGGCCTCCGTGGTGGGCTTCTCTCTGGTCCTGGGCTACATCGGTCTGCTGGCCTGCACCTGCCTCCTGTTGGCGTTCCTGGCTCGGAAACTCCCCGACAACTTCAACGAGGCCAAGCTGATCACCTTCAGCATGCTGATCTTCTGCGCCGTCTGGGTGGCCTTCGTCCCCGCTTACGTCAGCTCTCCCGGAAAGTATGTTGTTGCCGTGGAAATCTTTGCCATCCTGGCTTCCAGTTATGGCCTGCTCTTCTGTATCTTTGCTCCAAAGTGTTTCATCATCCTGTTGAGACccgaaaaaaacacaaagaaacacctGATGTCCAGGAATAAAGCATGA
- the LOC101069877 gene encoding extracellular calcium-sensing receptor produces MCMEFIETVNRESVTTDARRIALTIQAATARVILIFCWYIDAKEILLELAKRNITGRQFLASEALSTSEELLQELAIAEVANGVLGVAIQSSTIPGFEHFLRSLNPVQRPDDEFLKDFWEMEFKCSPGSTRKASLPPCSGAESLVEMEHPFTDTSKLRVAHNVYLAVYAAAHALHSLLSCPGQDSPPGKSNCSSPNHIRPIDVLQHLNRVNFSTPRGETFYFQGSDMTARYDLVNWQKTPNGPLKLVLVGRVDGFDLILNESAIQWSTGLNQVPVSVCSESCPPGTRKANRKGEPLCCFDCIPCADGEISNTSGSLQCDRCPPEFWSNDGRTACVPRQLDFLSFNETLGVALTAVAVSGAVVTTAVFVVFLHYRHTPMVRANNSELSFLLLLSLKLCFLCSLVFIGRPSVWSCRFQQAAFGISFVLCVSCILVKTLVVLAVFRSAQPDCKATMKWFGPSQQRGSVGLFTSIQIVICGIWLSVSPPKPERDLGFQGSKVTLECAMASVVGFSLVLGYIGLLACTCLLLAFLARKLPDNFNEAKLITFSMLIFCAVWVAFVPAYVSSPGKYVVAVEIFAILASSYGLLFCIFAPKCFIILLRPEKNTKKHLMSRNKA; encoded by the exons ATGTGTATGGAATTCATAGAAACTGTCAACAGAGAATCTGTGACCACGGATGCCAGACGAATTGCGCTCACAATTCAAGCTGCTACTGCGAGGGTCATTCTGATATTTTGCTGGTATATAGATGCAAAAGAAATACTTCTTGAACTGGCCAAGAGAAAC ATTACTGGTAGACAGTTTCTGGCCAGTGAGGCCTTGAGCACCAGTGAGGAACTTCTCCAAGAACTCGCCATCGCCGAAGTGGCGAACGGTGTTCTTGGAGTGGCCATTCAGAGTTCCACCATACCTGGATTTGAACATTTTCTCAGGAGTTTGAACCCAGTTCAGCGCCCCGATGACGAATTCCTAAAAGACTTCTGGGAAATGGAGTTTAAATGCAGTCCA GGGTCCACGAGGAAGGCTTCCCTGCCCCCTTGCAGTGGTGCAGAGTCCCTGGTTGAGATGGAGCATCCTTTCACCGATACCTCAAAGCTAAGAGTGGCACACAATGTCTACCTTGCAGTTTACGCTGCAGCCCACGCCCTCCACAGCCTTCTCTCCTGCCCCGGACAAGACAGCCCTCCCGGAAAGTCCAATTGCTCCTCTCCAAATCACATTCGACCCATAGAT GTACTGCAGCACTTGAACAGAGTGAATTTCAGCACACCACGTGGggaaaccttttattttcaagGCAGCGACATGACAGCAAGGTACGACCTTGTCAACTGGCAGAAAACCCCCAATGGGCCACTTAAGCTCGTCCTGGTTGGTCGTGTGGATGGATTTGACCTGATCCTGAATGAGTCAGCCATTCAGTGGAGCACAGGCCTGAACCAG GTGCCTGTGTCAGTGTGCAGTGAGAGCTGCCCCCCCGGCACCAGAAAGGCCAACAGGAAGGGAgaacctctctgctgcttcgaCTGTATCCCCTGTGCTGACGGCGAGATTAGCAACACAAGCG GTTCTCTTCAGTGTGACCGTTGCCCTCCTGAGTTCTGGTCCAACGATGGACGGACTGCTTGTGTTCCTCGACAGCTGGATTTTCTGTCCTTTAATGAAACCTTGGGCGTTGCTCTGACCGCCGTGGCCGTGTCCGGCGCTGTGGTGACAACAGCCGTGTTTGTGGTGTTCCTTCACTATCGTCACACGCCCATG GTTCGAGCCAACAACTCTGAAttgagcttcctgctgctgctgtcactcaagCTGTGTTTCCTGTGCTCGCTGGTGTTCATCGGTCGTCCGTCCGTCTGGTCCTGTCGGTTCCAGCAGGCGGCTTTTGGGATCAGCTTCGTgctttgtgtttcctgtatccTGGTAAAGACCCTTGTGGTTCTTGCTGTTTTCCGCTCAGCTCAGCCCGATTGTAAAGCCACAATGAAGTGGTTCGGCCCGTctcagcagagaggaagtgtcGGCCTCTTTACCAGCATACAG ATCGTCATCTGTGGTATATGGCTCTCTGTCAGCCCCCCAAAGCCTGAACGAGATTTGGGTTtccaagggtcaaaggtcaccctgGAGTGCGCCATGGCCTCCGTGGTGGGCTTCTCTCTGGTCCTGGGCTACATCGGTCTGCTGGCCTGCACCTGCCTCCTGTTGGCGTTCCTGGCTCGGAAACTCCCCGACAACTTCAACGAGGCCAAGCTGATCACCTTCAGCATGCTGATCTTCTGCGCCGTCTGGGTGGCCTTCGTCCCCGCTTACGTCAGCTCTCCCGGAAAGTATGTTGTTGCCGTGGAAATCTTTGCCATCCTGGCTTCCAGTTATGGCCTGCTCTTCTGTATCTTTGCTCCAAAGTGTTTCATCATCCTGTTGAGACccgaaaaaaacacaaagaaacacctGATGTCCAGGAATAAAGCATGA